From the Lathyrus oleraceus cultivar Zhongwan6 chromosome 4, CAAS_Psat_ZW6_1.0, whole genome shotgun sequence genome, one window contains:
- the LOC127138493 gene encoding tetraspanin-8 isoform X1: MSRFSNNLIGILNFLTLLLSIPILVMGVWLHKQSTTECERFLEKPIIALGVFLLVVSLMGLIGACCRVSWLLWFYLLVMFLLIVLLFAFTIFAFVVTNKGAGEALSNRGYKEYRLGDYSNWLQNKVTNGNTWERIRGCLESGKLCSEYHFKFLNDNIEKFHTEQLSALQVRVRYMVQETAFLKNIKSGCCKPSEDCGFTYVSPTNWTPGNVNSTNLDCKAWNNDPKILCFDCQSCKAGLLQNLKTDWKKVAVVNIIFLIFLVIVYSIGCCAFRNNRQDNWKRY; this comes from the exons ATGTCTCGATTCAGTAACAACCTAATCGGAATCCTCAATTTCCTAACCCTACTCCTCTCAATCCCAATTCTAGTCATGGGAGTATGGCTCCACAAACAGTCCACCACGGAATGCGAACGCTTCTTAGAGAAACCCATTATTGCCCTTGGCGTTTTCCTCTTGGTTGTTTCTCTCATGGGTTTAATCGGTGCTTGTTGCAGAGTCTCATGGCTTCTGTGGTTCTATCTTCTCGTCATGTTCTTGCTTATTGTTCTTCTTTTCGCTTTCACGATCTTTGCGTTTGTTGTTACTAACAAAGGTGCGGGTGAAGCTTTGTCGAATCGGGGGTATAAGGAGTATAGGCTTGGGGATTATTCGAATTGGTTGCAGAATAAGGTTACCAATGGGAATACTTGGGAGAGGATTAGGGGTTGTTTGGAATCGGGGAAGCTTTGCTCTGAATATCATTTCAAGTTTTTGAATGATAATATCGAGAAATTTCATACTGAACAATTGTCTGCTCTTCAG GTGCGGGTACGATACATGGTACAAGAAACGGCATTTTTAAAAAATATCAAG TCTGGATGTTGTAAGCCTTCAGAGGACTGTGGTTTTACTTATGTGAGCCCTACAAACTGGACGCCCGGAAATGTTAATTCTACAAACCTTGACTGTAAAGCTTGGAACAACGATCCGAAGATTCTGTGTTTTGATTGCCAATCTTGCAAGGCTGGGTTACTGCAAAACCTCAAGACTGATTGGAAGAAGGTGGCCGTAGTCAACATCATATTCCTGATTTTTCTGGTCATTGTATACTCCATCGGCTGCTGCGCATTCAGGAATAACAGGCAGGACAATTGGAAGAGATATTAG
- the LOC127138493 gene encoding tetraspanin-8 isoform X2 yields the protein MSRFSNNLIGILNFLTLLLSIPILVMGVWLHKQSTTECERFLEKPIIALGVFLLVVSLMGLIGACCRVSWLLWFYLLVMFLLIVLLFAFTIFAFVVTNKGAGEALSNRGYKEYRLGDYSNWLQNKVTNGNTWERIRGCLESGKLCSEYHFKFLNDNIEKFHTEQLSALQSGCCKPSEDCGFTYVSPTNWTPGNVNSTNLDCKAWNNDPKILCFDCQSCKAGLLQNLKTDWKKVAVVNIIFLIFLVIVYSIGCCAFRNNRQDNWKRY from the exons ATGTCTCGATTCAGTAACAACCTAATCGGAATCCTCAATTTCCTAACCCTACTCCTCTCAATCCCAATTCTAGTCATGGGAGTATGGCTCCACAAACAGTCCACCACGGAATGCGAACGCTTCTTAGAGAAACCCATTATTGCCCTTGGCGTTTTCCTCTTGGTTGTTTCTCTCATGGGTTTAATCGGTGCTTGTTGCAGAGTCTCATGGCTTCTGTGGTTCTATCTTCTCGTCATGTTCTTGCTTATTGTTCTTCTTTTCGCTTTCACGATCTTTGCGTTTGTTGTTACTAACAAAGGTGCGGGTGAAGCTTTGTCGAATCGGGGGTATAAGGAGTATAGGCTTGGGGATTATTCGAATTGGTTGCAGAATAAGGTTACCAATGGGAATACTTGGGAGAGGATTAGGGGTTGTTTGGAATCGGGGAAGCTTTGCTCTGAATATCATTTCAAGTTTTTGAATGATAATATCGAGAAATTTCATACTGAACAATTGTCTGCTCTTCAG TCTGGATGTTGTAAGCCTTCAGAGGACTGTGGTTTTACTTATGTGAGCCCTACAAACTGGACGCCCGGAAATGTTAATTCTACAAACCTTGACTGTAAAGCTTGGAACAACGATCCGAAGATTCTGTGTTTTGATTGCCAATCTTGCAAGGCTGGGTTACTGCAAAACCTCAAGACTGATTGGAAGAAGGTGGCCGTAGTCAACATCATATTCCTGATTTTTCTGGTCATTGTATACTCCATCGGCTGCTGCGCATTCAGGAATAACAGGCAGGACAATTGGAAGAGATATTAG